In one Paracoccus everestensis genomic region, the following are encoded:
- a CDS encoding ABC transporter ATP-binding protein produces MTDDRKPMIECRGVHKHYGDYHALRGIDLTIRAGEFFSLLGPSGCGKTTLLRTIAGFEDISEGAILIDEKHMEEVPANKRPTNMVFQSYAIFPHLTVAQNVAFGLRRDPRGKAEKAALVEEALAMVGLRGFGNRAAHALSGGQRQRVALARALILKPKVLLLDEPLSALDRKMREQMQVELIKLQRQVGITFVLVTHDQEEALVMSDRIAVMFEGEIAQLDGPEALYARPATRRVADFIGVMNFLPARILGEQAGVATVEVPGLGTVDLPERQISRANPDDDGPTIGFRPETMTLVGPTQTHTQPRETSASIDEVVYYGDMTYYDLRLDGAAGMDGKARPVRISMRNVFGRDVQEVGTRTRLAWSPGSLVLFR; encoded by the coding sequence GTGACCGACGACCGCAAGCCGATGATCGAATGTCGCGGCGTCCACAAGCATTACGGCGATTACCACGCGCTGCGGGGCATCGACCTGACCATCCGTGCCGGAGAGTTCTTTTCGCTACTGGGACCGTCCGGCTGTGGCAAGACCACGCTGCTGCGCACCATCGCGGGGTTCGAGGACATCTCGGAAGGCGCCATCCTGATCGACGAAAAGCATATGGAGGAGGTGCCCGCGAACAAGCGGCCCACCAACATGGTCTTCCAGTCCTATGCGATTTTCCCGCATCTGACAGTGGCGCAGAACGTGGCCTTTGGCCTGCGCCGCGATCCGCGCGGCAAGGCGGAAAAGGCGGCCCTGGTCGAGGAAGCCTTGGCGATGGTCGGCCTGCGCGGCTTTGGCAACCGCGCAGCGCACGCGCTGTCGGGCGGTCAGCGCCAGCGGGTGGCCCTTGCCCGCGCGCTGATCCTCAAGCCCAAGGTGCTGCTGCTGGATGAACCGCTGTCCGCGCTGGATCGCAAGATGCGCGAACAGATGCAGGTGGAACTGATCAAGCTGCAGCGCCAGGTGGGCATTACCTTCGTGCTGGTGACGCATGACCAGGAGGAAGCCTTGGTCATGTCCGACCGCATCGCCGTCATGTTCGAGGGCGAGATTGCCCAGCTTGACGGCCCCGAGGCGCTGTATGCCCGCCCCGCCACCCGCCGGGTCGCCGATTTCATCGGCGTGATGAACTTTCTGCCCGCGCGGATCCTGGGCGAACAGGCGGGCGTCGCCACGGTCGAGGTTCCGGGCCTTGGCACCGTGGACCTGCCCGAACGCCAGATCAGCCGCGCCAATCCCGACGACGATGGCCCGACCATCGGTTTCCGGCCGGAAACCATGACGCTTGTCGGCCCGACCCAAACCCATACGCAGCCGCGCGAAACGAGCGCCTCCATCGACGAGGTCGTCTATTACGGCGACATGACCTATTACGACCTGCGGCTGGACGGCGCGGCAGGGATGGACGGAAAGGCGCGGCCCGTGCGGATCTCCATGCGCAACGTCTTTGGCCGCGACGTGCAGGAGGTCGGGACACGGACGCGCCTGGCTTGGTCGCCGGGATCCCTGGTCCTGTTCCGCTGA
- a CDS encoding alkene reductase, giving the protein MPTLFDPLSIGSLTLGNRIVMAPLTRARAGADRIPNAMMAEYYAQRASAGLILSEATSVTPMGVGYADTPGIWNDAQVEGWKLVTKAVHDAGGLIFLQLWHVGRISDPLFLDGELPVAPSAIKPAGTVSLVRPKKEYETPRALETDEIAGIVEAYRQGAENAKRAGFNGVEIHGANGYLIDQFLQDRSNRRTDRYGGPIENRVRFLEEITDAVTGVWGADRVGLHLAPRGDGHDMGDSDARALFTHVARRMRDRGLAFLCLREYLGPDSLLDDIKAAFGGVVIANENLTRDSAADLIATGRADAVAFGKDFIATPDLPRRFRKDLGLNQQDPATFYGSGPKGYVDYPVAEEV; this is encoded by the coding sequence ATGCCCACCCTTTTCGACCCCCTTTCCATTGGATCCCTGACCCTTGGAAACCGCATCGTCATGGCGCCGCTGACCCGTGCCCGCGCCGGTGCCGACCGAATTCCGAACGCCATGATGGCGGAATATTACGCGCAGCGTGCCAGTGCCGGGCTGATCTTGTCCGAAGCCACCAGCGTGACCCCGATGGGCGTGGGCTATGCCGACACGCCGGGCATCTGGAACGACGCGCAGGTCGAAGGCTGGAAACTGGTCACCAAGGCCGTCCACGACGCAGGCGGGCTGATCTTTCTGCAACTGTGGCACGTCGGGCGCATTTCCGACCCGCTGTTCCTGGATGGAGAACTGCCGGTCGCCCCAAGCGCCATCAAGCCTGCGGGCACTGTCAGCCTTGTCCGGCCGAAAAAGGAATACGAAACGCCCCGCGCCCTTGAAACCGACGAGATCGCGGGCATTGTCGAAGCCTATCGACAAGGGGCCGAAAACGCCAAGCGCGCGGGTTTTAACGGGGTCGAAATCCACGGCGCCAACGGTTATCTGATCGACCAGTTCCTGCAAGACCGCAGCAACCGACGCACCGACCGGTATGGCGGACCGATCGAGAACCGCGTGCGTTTCCTGGAGGAGATCACCGATGCCGTGACCGGCGTCTGGGGCGCGGATCGCGTGGGCCTGCACCTGGCGCCGCGCGGCGATGGTCACGACATGGGCGACAGCGATGCCCGCGCGCTGTTCACCCATGTGGCGCGCCGGATGCGCGACCGCGGCCTGGCCTTCCTGTGCCTGCGCGAATACCTCGGCCCCGACAGCCTGCTGGACGACATCAAGGCGGCTTTCGGCGGCGTGGTCATTGCCAATGAAAACCTGACCCGCGACAGCGCAGCCGACCTGATCGCCACGGGACGCGCCGACGCGGTGGCCTTTGGCAAGGATTTCATCGCCACCCCGGACCTGCCCCGCCGCTTCCGCAAGGATCTGGGCCTGAACCAGCAGGATCCCGCCACCTTCTATGGCAGCGGACCCAAAGGCTATGTCGACTATCCGGTGGCGGAAGAAGTCTGA
- the cysS gene encoding cysteine--tRNA ligase, which produces MVDIRLTNTRTRRKEAFTPIDPQNVRLYLCGPTVYDRAHLGNARPVLVFDVLVRLLRHVYGADSVTYVRNFTDVDDKINARAAATGRDIREITEETVGWYHDDMDALGTARPDHEPRATEYIVQMIAMIETLIARGNAYEAEGHVLFDVRSFPDYGRLSGRSVDDMIAGARVEVAPFKRDPMDFVLWKPSGADQPGWDSPWGRGRPGWHIECSAMSAALLGPSFDIHGGGIDLQFPHHENEVAQSCCAHPGTGFANVWLHNEMLQVEGKKMSKSLGNFFTVRDLLEKGVPGEVIRFVMLSTHYRKPMDWTEAKERNARQVLSTWYYQIDGIKAGALPDGLVDALANDLNTSAAHTVLKDAAKSGRAAELRAGLMLMGYLRPDGGLSRWAAAEVDKQKHFAEEVYPLFDLKRLAWNLQTAREKAAISKDYSEVDRLKNALAAAGVEVRMSKTKVDLVPGRDFDPQRLGQLA; this is translated from the coding sequence ATGGTCGACATCCGGCTGACGAACACCCGCACCCGCAGGAAAGAGGCGTTCACGCCGATCGATCCGCAGAACGTGCGCCTGTATCTGTGCGGGCCGACCGTCTATGACCGGGCGCATCTGGGCAATGCCCGTCCCGTGCTGGTCTTCGACGTCCTGGTGCGTCTGCTGCGTCATGTTTATGGTGCAGACAGCGTGACTTATGTGCGGAACTTCACGGATGTTGACGACAAGATCAACGCCCGCGCCGCAGCCACCGGCCGCGACATCCGCGAGATCACCGAGGAAACGGTAGGCTGGTATCACGACGACATGGATGCCCTGGGCACCGCCCGTCCTGACCACGAACCGCGCGCGACCGAATACATCGTGCAGATGATCGCGATGATCGAAACGCTGATCGCGCGCGGCAACGCCTACGAGGCCGAGGGCCATGTCCTGTTCGACGTGCGATCCTTCCCCGATTACGGCCGCCTGTCGGGCCGGTCGGTCGATGATATGATCGCCGGTGCCCGGGTCGAGGTCGCGCCCTTCAAGCGCGATCCCATGGATTTCGTGCTGTGGAAGCCCTCCGGGGCCGACCAGCCCGGCTGGGACAGCCCCTGGGGCCGTGGCCGCCCCGGCTGGCACATCGAATGTTCAGCCATGTCGGCGGCATTGCTGGGACCATCCTTCGACATCCACGGGGGAGGCATAGACCTGCAGTTCCCGCATCACGAAAACGAGGTCGCCCAAAGCTGCTGCGCCCATCCAGGCACGGGTTTCGCCAATGTCTGGCTGCATAACGAGATGCTGCAGGTCGAGGGCAAGAAGATGTCCAAGTCCCTGGGCAACTTCTTCACTGTGCGGGACTTGCTGGAAAAGGGCGTGCCCGGCGAGGTGATCCGCTTCGTGATGCTGTCCACCCATTATCGCAAGCCGATGGATTGGACCGAGGCGAAAGAGCGCAATGCGCGCCAAGTTCTATCGACCTGGTACTATCAAATTGATGGCATCAAAGCAGGTGCGTTGCCAGACGGGTTGGTGGATGCCTTGGCGAATGATCTGAATACCAGTGCTGCCCATACAGTCCTCAAAGATGCTGCCAAATCGGGGCGTGCCGCTGAACTTCGTGCAGGCTTGATGTTAATGGGTTACTTGCGCCCCGACGGAGGCCTCTCGAGGTGGGCTGCTGCCGAGGTCGACAAGCAAAAGCACTTTGCGGAGGAGGTCTACCCTCTTTTTGATCTTAAGCGACTGGCTTGGAACCTACAGACTGCCAGAGAAAAAGCCGCGATCTCAAAAGACTATTCTGAAGTAGATCGTCTCAAGAATGCGTTGGCTGCCGCGGGAGTCGAGGTGCGTATGTCGAAGACCAAGGTCGATCTTGTTCCTGGTCGTGACTTTGACCCGCAGAGGCTAGGCCAACTCGCATGA
- a CDS encoding sigma factor — MLEDLVTRVAKGDRRAFDMLYEITSAGLNALCLSILKDRREAEEALEQVYVRIWHDAKQFGDSGLSPKAWLSTQARDRAMDHRRERPLPSSVAAGNRGDGTAQGLVRIAYLEGLDYPRLAARQGIPVDEARHALHEGLERLAGHAADDGDSLAAAERALGIQVTQPASPDRAQVAEWQERLARFADDLTPVMAPARARQRIRENLGHGAAPLSVDPLERRPWWRGPLGIVVVLLAAAAAWYFWAR, encoded by the coding sequence ATGCTGGAGGATCTGGTCACCCGTGTCGCCAAGGGCGACCGCCGCGCCTTTGATATGCTTTACGAAATCACATCGGCAGGCTTGAACGCATTGTGCCTATCGATCCTCAAGGACAGGCGCGAGGCCGAGGAGGCACTGGAACAGGTCTATGTCCGCATCTGGCATGACGCAAAGCAGTTCGGCGACAGCGGCTTGTCGCCGAAGGCATGGCTTTCGACGCAGGCGCGCGACCGGGCCATGGACCACCGGCGCGAACGCCCCCTGCCCTCCTCGGTCGCTGCGGGGAACCGTGGGGACGGCACGGCCCAGGGGCTGGTGCGCATCGCTTACCTGGAAGGGCTGGATTATCCCCGGCTTGCGGCCCGCCAGGGCATTCCCGTCGACGAAGCCCGCCATGCTCTGCACGAAGGGTTGGAACGGCTGGCCGGCCATGCCGCGGATGACGGGGACAGCCTTGCCGCCGCCGAACGGGCGCTTGGGATCCAGGTCACCCAGCCTGCATCTCCGGACCGGGCGCAGGTCGCGGAATGGCAGGAACGGCTGGCGCGCTTTGCCGACGACCTGACGCCGGTGATGGCCCCGGCCCGCGCGCGGCAGCGGATCCGCGAAAACCTGGGCCATGGGGCGGCACCGCTGTCGGTCGATCCGCTGGAGCGCAGGCCGTGGTGGCGCGGCCCCTTGGGGATCGTCGTGGTTCTGCTGGCGGCAGCGGCGGCGTGGTATTTCTGGGCGCGCTGA
- a CDS encoding squalene/phytoene synthase family protein: MTLEACTELVRTQDPDRFGATLVAWPEDRPALITLYALNLEIARAPFQSAEPLLAEMRLQWWIDRLAEMGTGKTAPLHDILTPLWDAWGDRAGLLAPLGEARRRDCFREPFGGPDDVVEYVAETSGRLMVQAAARLGADDQGQAVAADQGLGAGLAAWLRALPHLQPMGLGLARGDLGDTVHLAKLAGDALDRAARSRRLLPKQAAAALYPGPGVRGLLKDIRAGRVNVVEQAVEVTPFQRRASLAHLALTGRWWR, from the coding sequence ATGACCCTTGAAGCCTGCACCGAACTGGTCCGGACCCAGGATCCCGACCGCTTCGGTGCAACCTTGGTCGCCTGGCCGGAAGATCGTCCTGCACTGATAACGCTCTACGCCCTGAACCTCGAAATAGCCCGCGCGCCCTTTCAGTCCGCTGAACCCCTGCTGGCCGAGATGCGGCTGCAATGGTGGATCGACCGTCTGGCCGAGATGGGGACCGGAAAGACGGCGCCTCTGCATGACATCCTGACGCCGCTATGGGACGCTTGGGGGGATAGGGCCGGTCTGCTGGCCCCTTTGGGGGAAGCCCGCCGCCGGGACTGTTTTCGCGAACCGTTCGGTGGACCCGACGACGTGGTGGAATATGTCGCGGAAACCAGCGGGCGGCTGATGGTTCAGGCTGCGGCGCGGTTGGGCGCGGATGACCAAGGCCAGGCGGTCGCAGCCGATCAGGGCCTGGGAGCGGGGCTGGCGGCATGGCTGCGGGCCTTGCCGCATCTTCAGCCGATGGGCCTTGGCCTGGCACGCGGCGACCTAGGCGACACCGTTCATCTGGCAAAACTTGCCGGCGATGCCCTGGACCGCGCGGCACGGTCTCGCAGGCTGCTGCCGAAACAAGCGGCAGCGGCGCTTTACCCCGGGCCGGGCGTGCGCGGTCTGTTGAAGGATATCCGTGCAGGACGTGTCAACGTTGTCGAGCAAGCTGTTGAAGTAACGCCTTTTCAGCGCAGGGCATCCTTGGCGCATCTGGCGTTGACGGGACGGTGGTGGCGGTAA
- the ychF gene encoding redox-regulated ATPase YchF, with protein sequence MGFRMGIVGLPNVGKSTLFNALTKTAAAQAANFPFCTIEPNVGDVAVPDPRLDTLAGIAGSKQIIPTRITFVDIAGLVKGASKGEGLGNQFLANIREVDAIAHVLRCFEDGDVTHVEGRVDPIADAETIETELMIADLESVERRLANIARKLKGGDKDAVAQEKLLKAAQAALGSGKPARTVQVAEDERKAWDMLQLLTAKPVLFVCNVEEDKAATGNAQSDRVAKMAAEQGAGHVVISARIEEEISQLPAEEATMFLEEMGLHEAGLDRLIREGYKLLGLDTYFTVGPKEARAWTIHKGTLAPQAAGVIHGDFERGFIRAETIAYDDYVAYKGEAGAREAGKFRVEGKTYPVKDGDVLHFLFNA encoded by the coding sequence ATGGGTTTTCGCATGGGTATTGTCGGCTTGCCGAACGTGGGCAAATCGACCTTGTTCAACGCGCTGACGAAAACTGCTGCCGCGCAGGCCGCAAACTTTCCCTTTTGCACCATCGAACCGAACGTCGGCGATGTGGCCGTTCCCGATCCCCGGCTTGACACGCTGGCCGGGATCGCGGGCAGCAAGCAGATCATCCCGACCCGCATCACCTTTGTGGACATCGCGGGTCTGGTAAAGGGCGCCAGCAAGGGCGAGGGGTTGGGCAACCAGTTCCTTGCCAATATCCGCGAGGTCGATGCCATCGCCCATGTCCTGCGCTGCTTCGAGGATGGGGATGTCACCCATGTCGAAGGCCGCGTCGATCCGATCGCCGATGCGGAAACCATCGAGACCGAGCTGATGATCGCCGATCTGGAATCGGTTGAACGCCGGCTGGCCAACATCGCCCGCAAGCTGAAAGGCGGCGACAAGGACGCCGTGGCCCAGGAAAAGCTGCTGAAGGCTGCGCAGGCCGCGCTTGGATCCGGCAAGCCCGCCCGCACCGTCCAAGTGGCCGAGGATGAGCGGAAGGCCTGGGATATGCTGCAACTGCTGACCGCCAAGCCCGTCTTGTTCGTCTGCAATGTCGAGGAGGACAAGGCCGCCACTGGCAACGCCCAGTCCGACCGCGTCGCCAAGATGGCCGCCGAACAGGGCGCGGGCCATGTCGTGATTTCCGCCCGGATCGAGGAGGAGATCAGCCAGCTTCCTGCCGAGGAGGCGACGATGTTCCTTGAAGAAATGGGCCTGCACGAGGCGGGCTTGGACCGCCTGATCCGCGAAGGCTACAAGCTGCTGGGCCTGGACACCTATTTCACTGTCGGTCCCAAGGAAGCCCGCGCCTGGACCATCCACAAGGGAACGCTGGCCCCGCAGGCCGCGGGCGTGATCCACGGCGATTTCGAACGCGGCTTCATCCGCGCCGAAACCATCGCCTATGACGATTACGTCGCCTACAAGGGCGAGGCTGGCGCGCGAGAGGCGGGCAAGTTCCGGGTGGAAGGCAAGACCTATCCCGTCAAGGACGGCGACGTGCTGCATTTCTTGTTCAACGCCTGA
- a CDS encoding ABC transporter permease, which yields MKGQGRGLQVYAVFYLLFLYAPIILLPLFAFNSGTIIAFPLQGFTTDWFSQMWANATLRTALTNSLIIAVSAAILATCLGIFAARASTLFEFPGKGGMMGFILLPMVLPEIIVAMSLLVVLLGAGVQLSILTVIVGHVLICMPYAIAILSTAFSSLDKSLEEAAYDLGETRWSAFRLVTLPLVMPGIISSLLISFTISLDEFIIAFFLAGNQPTLPTYIFSQLRFPKQIPMIMALGTVLVALSIVLLALGEYFRRRGNARMGGNPTGGFL from the coding sequence GTGAAGGGGCAGGGGCGCGGCTTGCAGGTCTATGCGGTGTTCTATCTGCTGTTCCTTTATGCGCCGATCATCCTGCTGCCGTTGTTCGCCTTCAACTCCGGCACGATCATCGCCTTTCCCCTGCAAGGCTTCACGACCGACTGGTTTTCGCAGATGTGGGCCAACGCCACGCTGCGCACCGCGCTGACCAATTCGCTGATCATCGCGGTCAGCGCGGCGATCCTGGCGACCTGCCTTGGCATCTTTGCCGCCCGCGCCTCCACCCTGTTCGAGTTTCCGGGCAAGGGCGGGATGATGGGCTTCATCCTGCTGCCGATGGTTCTGCCGGAAATCATCGTGGCCATGTCGCTGCTGGTCGTGCTGCTGGGCGCAGGGGTGCAGCTGTCGATCCTGACGGTGATCGTCGGCCACGTCCTGATCTGCATGCCCTATGCCATTGCCATCCTGTCCACGGCATTCTCCAGCCTCGACAAATCGCTGGAGGAAGCGGCCTATGACCTGGGCGAGACGCGGTGGAGCGCGTTCCGCCTGGTCACCTTGCCGCTGGTCATGCCGGGGATCATCAGTTCTCTGCTGATTTCCTTTACCATCAGCCTGGACGAATTCATCATCGCCTTCTTCCTGGCGGGCAACCAGCCGACGCTGCCCACCTATATCTTCAGCCAGCTTCGCTTTCCCAAGCAGATCCCGATGATCATGGCGCTTGGAACGGTGCTGGTGGCGCTGTCCATCGTGCTGCTGGCGCTTGGCGAATACTTCCGCCGCCGCGGCAATGCCCGCATGGGCGGCAATCCGACCGGAGGGTTCCTGTGA
- the cobS gene encoding cobaltochelatase subunit CobS, with the protein MLDMNAKPTEEIDLREVFGLDSDMKVKGFAERSDRVPEIDSTYKFDPDTTMAILAGFAYNRRVMIQGYHGTGKSTHIEQVAARLNWPCVRVNLDSHVSRIDLIGKDAIKLVEGKQVTVFHEGILPWALRNPTAIVFDEYDAGRADVMFVIQRVLETDGKLTLLDQNEVITPNPYFRLFATANTVGLGDTTGLYHGTQQINQGQMDRWSLVSTLNYLSHDAEAAIVLAKNPTYNTEKGRKCIGQMVTLADLTRTAFMQGDLSTVMSPRTVITWAQNARIFGNNVGYAFRLTFLNKCDELERQTVAEFYQRLFDEELPESAAAKAK; encoded by the coding sequence ATGCTGGACATGAATGCCAAACCGACTGAGGAAATCGACCTGCGCGAGGTGTTCGGTCTGGACAGCGACATGAAGGTCAAGGGCTTTGCCGAACGGTCGGACCGCGTGCCGGAAATCGACAGCACCTACAAGTTCGACCCCGACACCACGATGGCGATTCTGGCGGGATTCGCTTATAACCGCCGGGTGATGATCCAGGGTTATCACGGCACCGGGAAATCGACGCATATCGAACAGGTGGCGGCCCGGCTGAACTGGCCCTGCGTGCGGGTCAACCTGGACAGCCATGTCAGCCGCATCGACCTGATCGGCAAGGACGCGATCAAGCTGGTCGAGGGCAAGCAGGTCACGGTGTTCCACGAAGGCATCCTGCCCTGGGCGCTGCGCAACCCGACCGCCATCGTCTTCGACGAATATGACGCGGGCCGGGCGGATGTGATGTTCGTGATCCAGCGGGTTCTGGAAACGGACGGCAAGCTGACCCTTCTGGACCAGAACGAGGTGATCACGCCCAACCCTTATTTCCGGCTGTTCGCCACCGCCAACACGGTGGGCCTGGGCGACACGACGGGCCTTTATCACGGCACGCAGCAGATCAACCAGGGCCAGATGGACCGCTGGTCGCTGGTCTCCACCCTGAACTATCTGTCCCATGACGCCGAGGCCGCGATCGTGCTGGCCAAGAACCCAACCTACAACACCGAAAAGGGCCGCAAGTGCATCGGCCAGATGGTGACGCTGGCGGACCTGACGCGCACGGCCTTCATGCAGGGCGACCTGTCCACCGTCATGTCGCCGCGCACGGTCATCACTTGGGCGCAGAACGCGCGCATCTTCGGCAACAACGTGGGCTATGCCTTCCGGCTGACCTTCCTGAACAAGTGCGACGAGCTGGAACGCCAGACGGTGGCCGAATTCTATCAGCGCCTGTTTGACGAGGAATTGCCGGAAAGTGCGGCCGCAAAGGCCAAGTGA
- a CDS encoding ABC transporter permease — protein MAKGGLDAQARQGYALIAPPFLYALLVLAAPLLTILTYSFLTDGYLEVVRDFTMANYVQVWTDPIVRTIMMRSLMVSALVTLVTVLLAFPVAYYVSFMVRPEKKSLWLFLITIPFWTSYLIRVFLWKVILGYNGVINSSLTGLGIIDEPLTFILYNVNSIVITLAHAYAPFAILPIFVALEKIDRSLLESGRDLGESRAMTFWRVTLPLAMPGVLAAVLIVFIPTIGDYVTPELIGGGKIPMIANLIQVQMLALDNRPLGSALAVTAMAIVALVSIVFLLINRRFLKVRS, from the coding sequence ATGGCCAAGGGCGGACTGGATGCACAGGCAAGGCAGGGCTATGCCCTGATCGCGCCGCCATTCCTGTATGCCTTGCTGGTGTTGGCCGCGCCCTTGCTGACCATCCTGACCTACAGCTTCCTGACCGACGGATATCTGGAGGTCGTGCGCGACTTCACGATGGCCAACTATGTCCAGGTCTGGACCGATCCCATCGTGCGCACGATCATGATGCGGTCGCTGATGGTGTCGGCCTTGGTGACGCTGGTCACGGTTCTGCTGGCCTTTCCGGTGGCCTATTACGTCAGCTTCATGGTGCGTCCGGAAAAGAAATCCCTGTGGCTGTTCCTGATCACCATCCCGTTCTGGACCAGCTATCTGATCCGGGTGTTCCTGTGGAAGGTGATCCTGGGATATAACGGCGTCATAAACTCCAGCCTGACGGGGCTTGGCATCATCGACGAGCCGCTAACCTTCATCCTGTACAACGTGAATTCCATCGTCATCACGCTGGCCCATGCCTATGCGCCCTTTGCCATCCTGCCGATCTTCGTGGCCCTGGAAAAGATCGACCGGTCCTTGCTGGAATCCGGGCGCGACCTGGGCGAAAGCCGGGCGATGACCTTCTGGCGTGTCACATTGCCGCTGGCGATGCCGGGGGTGCTGGCGGCGGTGCTGATCGTCTTCATCCCGACCATCGGCGACTACGTCACGCCCGAACTGATCGGCGGCGGCAAGATCCCGATGATCGCCAACCTGATCCAGGTGCAGATGCTGGCGCTGGACAACCGCCCGCTGGGATCTGCTCTGGCGGTGACCGCCATGGCCATTGTTGCGCTTGTCAGCATCGTCTTTCTGCTGATCAACCGCCGCTTCCTCAAGGTGCGCTCGTGA